ttttgaaATAGTTGTGAGTTTTCTGGGTGAAAAATGGTCAGAACTAAAACTCAAACTCAAACTACAGAGAAAGAAAAAGTTTAAAGTGGTGTGGTGACACGTGTCAAACGACAATGATTTCTTTCACGAGCAGTTATCGTGCCGGCAACAGCTGTTGGCTGAATAAAGTGATTTTATTTCGGTgacaaaaaatagttttagaGACGACTGGTCACCAGGTCATGGATTGCTGCATTTTTCCAAACTCTGTTATTTATTTGCGAAAACATCGGTTTAAacttttctcaaaaaaatataacaaaagtTAGTAGTTTGTTACTTTGAGgacaagaataaaaaattcccgcGAAAAGCGGGCAGATGGATGGTGCCTTTATTTATGTAACAGCGTTACTTAACTAGCGGGACAGGACAGAGAAGAAAAGTATCACCGAGGGTCGTGATTCTTTGTGAGGGTCTGATCGACTTAGGGCACGTGCCGCTCCAAAGATCCAAAGAGAAGAGAGAATAAGAGGACCGTTGGCGCTCGGATCATCCgttggttatttttttaaagaataacGGTCGGAAGATCCTCCAGTCTTTCTTCTTGTCTGCGTCCTTTgtaatgtataatatataataatattcctTAATTTCGGTACGCTCGAGCAAATCTCCAGGTAAGGGTGCAAAGCCTCTACGTACACTTTAGTCTACATAAGCATTGTTACGCTCAAGTCTGCGTCAGCCAGGTTCTTTTGAATATTGCGTTGGACTGAGGACAAAAAGAATTTATCGGAATTTGGAAGATgagttattgattttatggAAAGATTCAATGGAATGTTGTCAGTCATTAAATCTTAATTGAACTggatgataaatttttactttcaaGAAAAAACTAATAACCTGCAGAAaattgtgaactataaataaataaaattttgctttattaaataatgaattttgttaaattgcactgtacttttttagatattgatgtttttaaagatataagctcatcccgacattacactcgtcaaaagctttcattagagtacccacatgcattatgatatattttccatatatatataaatatatgaaatatataaaatatatgaaaaatgatgttggtactcaaatgaaagctcttgataagtgtaacatcgggatgagcttatatcttcaaaaatttaattacttcacaagataaaaggtcattttttaattattgacattttttgagatataagctcatcccgacgttacactcatcaagagctttcatttgagtacccacttgcattttcatatatttctcatatatacatatatataatatatatgaaatatatgaaaaattaatgtgggtactcaaatgaaaggtctcgatgagtgtaacattgggatgagtttatatctttaaaaatgtcaatatttcataagatacaaggtcatttctaaattattgaaattttttgagatataagctctttatgacgttacactcatcaagagcttttatttgagtacctacatgcattttcatatatttttcatttatatacatatatatatatataaataaataaaatatatgaaaaattaatgtaggtactcaaataaaaggtctcgatgagtgtaacatcgggatgagcttatatctttaaaaatgtcaatagtttacaagatgcaagatcatttctcaattatgtaGCTAGAGATAGAACATTATTGAATGcagtttcaatatttattattataaattaactatcactgggaataatatgaaaccttgTAAAAGACACAAGTTTTAAGTCaagacactaaatttcacaaaaaaaatcgattctatcatatgactatccacgacacaaaattgttcttattttcttaataatatagaagataatttaataatttaggtCTAAAAAGtgtaatcaaaattattaaattaaaaaaaaaaaatctttaattttagagctcaaatataaattatagataaaattaatctattttttatttaatcaaataaaattttttggctttaattgaataaaaaaatattgaaataaattattgttttaattttataaaaataaaaaatgatttgaatgtttaaattaacaagcgattaatcaaaaaattcattttgtttaaaaaaatgcaggaagctttttgagattttattttttaaaaataaataaaatatatcgcaataaaattttattaaaaatgattctaaacTTTTCAATTGCTGTTAAATTATAAGGTGttttgtagtttttaaaactattatttatttgaagtCGATTGAAAAAAGGTTAGAGCCAGAAGTTGGTAAAAGAGAGTTAAAAAAGAAGTTAATAAAGAAGAGAAATACAAgacaaatagaataaaatgtaataataaaagttacatgAAAGAGTAGAGAAGTTTTACGTGAGTACACTGTAGTTGAAAGAATAGTTAGATcgtgataaaattttgtttttatttcaatcCGTTGTCTATAAAACTGATCTTCCGTTTCGAGAGCTAAATATTTTCCTGCTTTGTATTCTGTGATCATCAGATGAATTTTACCCTCGtctgaaaatatatttttatctttatttttattgtgattACAAGCTACtgaaaaatactattttatttgtttttgtttgATACCGAGGATGAGCTTTGAAAAAGCCCGGTAGAATTTTCCAACTCCGACATTTCTGGCATCGGCGTCCGCGAGTCTCGTTAGCCAGGGCGCCAGCTGAAAAAACGAGAGCTGTTTTAAttagagaaaattttcagagcGTGTAATATGTAATAATGAAGACAGGAGCCGGGAGACGGGCAGGTATTTGATACTGGGCATGCAATCggtgttaatatttaaataattgcgCCGGACAATTAGAGAACAGGGAGCTGATAAAGTCGGAATGACGAGACCCTCCGACAATGACGGTGTGATCTGAACCGAGTACCTATAATTGGAATTGCGAAGCTTCACGCCGACTACAGGGCTCGCGGCCCGTAATGACCTACCCGTATTCGCCACCAGGAGTGAATCAAGCCCGCATTATCCCGCTCTACCTATATCTATACTACATCAACCGATTCACACGATTGCGCTCCCTTTCCCAAGCCCTTCAACTCCGGCTGCAGACTTTTACTGCACAGTTTGTAACTATTTTGTTTGAatctttgttttattttatttttttattattactcaaattgtttgcttaattttttcaatgaaaaaaaataacttttaattattacaaaaatgtggagaatttaaaattgtaaagaattcagtaaatttttcaatttttatttaaattcttcatggaaaaattttttattaattaattgaataattttttttaataaaatgaaatatttataaatttttttaaataaaaaaaattaaaaattttaattattataaaaattttttggatttaaaattgtaaacattaaaataattcaattaattaatcaatttttgtgGTACTTTctcaatgaaaaataattttattaatttttagaataaataaatttatttttttattattacttaaattatttgtttaatttttttaatgaaaaaaaaaaataacttttaattattacaaaaatgtggaaaatttaaaattgtaaataattcattaaattttttaatttttattgaaattcttagtggaaaaattttttattaactatttgaataattttttaaataaaatgaaatagattttttagtattactcgattttttaataaaaaaagttaaaaacttgaattgttataaacattttttggatttaaaattgtaaacattaaaataaattattcaatttttatttaaattcttcatggaaaaattttttattaattaattaaataattttttttaataaaatgaaatatttataaatttttttaaataaaaaaaattaaaaattttaattattataaaaattttttggatttaaaattgtaaacattaaaataattcaattatttaatcaatttttgtgGTACCTTCtcagtgaaaaattattttattaatttttagaataaataaatttattttttattcttttattattactcaaattatttgaataatttttttaataaaatgaaatagattttttattattactcgatttttaaataaaaaaaaaattaaaaatttgaattgttataaaaatttttaggatttaaaattgtaaagattaaaataaattattcaattaattaatcaatttttgtaaaataattttattcatttttagaataaataaatttattttttagatgaaaaatatttttatcaaagaattgaattgaattattattattattgcatgaaaaatttaaaacttttgattgtaaaaaataaaataaaaaaagaaagtcaataataaaacttctgtcaaaaatattaaaactaatAGTGATTCTATTCAAAGTTGAAATTTAACTGTCATCggaagttatttaatttatttattttattttatttcatttaaaattttttttctagcgtatttttctatatatttCGGGTTATCAAGTCGGGTTATATTGGAAATAGGAGTGTATCGATGTAGCGTGATAGAGTAAATTTGTCAGAACATTTGCACATATACAGCTATATTGACAACAGAGCACGGAAATCCCAAAAGCTCGTGTAACTAATTGCCGACATTGAATGTcgcaaccgcgataaaataaCGCAATAATGTTATCATTGGCATCGTTCCTGCAATAAAGTTTAGATAGGCGTATAGAGTACCACAAAATATATCCGCATATATGTGAATTTGTGTATTTAGTATTTTGTATTTTCCATTGTGCAAAGCCGGCTCGTTGGCTTCAAAACTACctccatttattttatttcaaagtttTATACACTGAGAATTTTTCCTCATTTAACGATCAACAACAAAACTAATCTCCAGAGGCCgtggattattttatttatttattcaaaaatttagacCCTGAAGCCAAAGCTCCCTAAGGGCcttattatattatacctTACACTAATTATACAAATATTCTTAACATTTATATGATTCACAAGGCGcgaagatatttaataataataaagattatttcaaaatgataataacaattaaaattatactgTAGAATAAAATATGTGACGTTGACTCAAAGCAAGTAATTAAAGAAAAGTTTTgtaagattaattaattaattaattaaatattattcatatatcGTCTCTAGATAAGAAGAATGTATAACATTTTGATACTATAAATACatttgaactataaataaataaaaaatgattaaataagtaaataaaaaaataaataaataaataagcaaaaagatatttcacaaaaaatctaattgataattataataaaattattctccTAGcttaagtatataattttattgtattttacaCTTTTGTGCTGCAACCATGAACGTCAATCAACGCCTGATCGTAAACAGTTCATGGTTAATGCTTTCGGGGTGTAATTAATTCGCTGTAACAGCAGTCTAACAATAATGTGATCAAAATTAAACGGGGATGATAAAGTTTGGGGTTTATCGGTGGCATTAAAATGTTTAGTAGTTGTTTGGCGGCAGCAAACTGTGAAGAGGagattaaatttgttaaataaatgtgTTTAACCTTTTCCAGGACGGCTGTTTGAGTGACAAAGCCAAACAATGCTGAAGGATTCGCGTCAATCCTCAGACTGCAAGACGCCACTGAGAATTCCTCTGGGTTCACTTCAATAAGATAAACTTTGTAAATTATGCACGACAGTATTAATACTAATAGTGTGTATACTACTCGCGAATTCATCATCTACCgagattaattattacttgcgataatttataaacaccCTTTTCGtgattaatcatttatttatgataatactGTCacgattattttgaattacaaGTTATTGTTTGCGTGATACATGTTTCTCACTGATATCGCGCTATTCGCTAAGTGGAATCCGTATATGTGctacattatattattatacctTATCTTAATGTCATTTTATAAATCGCTTTGGCTTCTgtgtaatttaaattcttcattttttcataagagctattattattattaaaagcgcaaaatataagtataaattattgtacaacaaacaataataaaaaaaaaaatttgtgaccAAAAAacacaagataaaaaaaattgataaggacttttttttttaggaaattaaattttctataaaaaagtattattataattaattcaatgtaaaataattgaatataattaatttaagatttaaaaaattaagatcgagttgctaaaataaattatctatattattaagagaataagcaaaaatttgtggccagtgtatttatatgataaaacgggtttttatggttaaatttggtatctctagatacataattaagaaatgaccttgtttcgtgtgaactattgacatttttaaagttataagctcatcccgatattacactcatcaagacctttcatttaagtacccacatcaatttttcatatattttatatatttatatatatgaatatatgaaaaatatatcaaaatgcatgtgggtactcaaatgaaagctcttgatgagtgtaacatcgggatgggcttatatcttaaaaaaaaatcaataattaagaattgactttgctatcttgttaactaatgatatttattaagatataagctcatcctgttgttacactcatcaagacctttcatttgagtacccacatcaatttttcatttatttcatatatttgatatatattatatatgtgtatatatgagaaatatatgaaaatgcatgtgggtacttaaatgaaagctcttgatgagtgtaacatcgggatgagcttatatcttaaaaaatgtcattaattaagaactgactttgttatcttgttaactaatgacatttttaaagatataagctcatcctggtattacactcatcaagacctttcatttgagtacccacatcaatttttcatatatttgatatatattatatatgtgtatatatgaaaaatatatgaaaatgcatgtgggtactcaaatgaaagctcttgatgagtgtaacatcgggatgagcttatatcttcaaaaatgtcaatagttaaaaaattacagtataatttaacaaaagtaattatttaataaagcagaattttatttatttatagtccaCAAGTAAGGTTActagtaattaaaaatcaatattgtACCTAAAAGACTAAATAAAGAGTTTTTTAGTATCTCTAATATTTACtccacaattaaaattttaaataattctccCGAGTAATTAAGAATCTTAATtgtaataaacttaaaaaaaatttcaaatgattgatattaaattaaaatgttagATCGCcgaaagtataataataataataataaaaataacttgcctatactataaattttaattaaaaatcccCAGGAGTTGAAAAGCTCAATGATCGATAAATTAAACCcataaaaacttaatttatcCCTGGAACATGCCAGGGACGTGTATAACATAACAGTAAATCGAGAAGCTCTTGGAAAGAGTGTAAGCGTAAGCGTAGGAAATAGGTGTCCCATGTAACAAGTGCATCAACCCTCTTCACTCTCTCCGAGCCCCCGATGTCGGCCCCTCGGTCTATTCACCGGCTCGAACATAACAGTCCTTGACGTATCCAGAGCCGGAGAGCGGAACAGGTACCTGCTGAGCCCTCTTCCTCAGTCCTTTTTAAAACGGTCACTGTTAGCCGAGCACTCAAAATATTCAATGGACATTTAAATTTCCTTATCGTCCCTCCCAAGCTATTATGTATATATCTGGACCCCGACAAGCATCTAGTCTAGTCAAAAGTTAAAGGAACCTctgaattttctttatttaaaaatttatcaccgATTTAATGTCCGATGCTATCAGATTCTTTTCATTTGATCTTCTAcgtagatattttttaatttaaaaaaaaactagaaataaaaatctcaTACCATCAgggtagaaaaattttctcacatTATTGAATAAAGACCCGGTTGATTTTGATTGTATCCCCGTTAAACGACACGGTTCATGCTTTAATTTgtatattactttttttttgtcacgCTCACATCCTTGATATGACCCGCGTGGAATATGTTCCGCCTCGTTTAGTTGTTTTAATTCATTCGGAAACAATCAACCCCCTTCTCCTGCCCCTTTTCTGTTCCACTTAGTCACTCGACATTCGACGGTGTTATTTCAACtctatttcaatatttatcaatctcagcataaatatgtatttaaatCGCGGTTCTCATAATATGATACTAACATGAACGCAGCATGTCAagcattaaattaaacaaacccCTGTGAACAAATATTGCTATggacatgaattttttttcaaattttccacTATCCGGTATCtgaatattcaaattataattgtgTATACTCCAgtcaatatttattcaaattaatccTTTACAACAAATAAACTCAATTAACaactttaaaagttaattattgcAACGACGGtaggattaaattttataaaagttttaatgaaaatatctaAAGATAGAAGGTGTAATTTGTATCCTGGACATCAAATTTAACCGGTATAATTTTTGTTGGGGAGTAAAGATTAAAGTTTGTttctttagttttattattatttttattgggtGTATGACGCTTCTTTGCTTGGATATGGTATGGGGGTGGCCTGACAGTTCTTATTCTCGGATACGGGCATGAGAAATTTAGCTAAAGTCGCTGAAGGGGCTGGATGGTTAAATGGACAGTAGACTACAAACTCTTGCTGACAACATATGCCGGGTACACGTTATGTGGGCACATTAAACTTTAGTTTAGTGGTCGCGTGCCAGATACTCGGTGTTGACAAGTACCATCTGATTTAAAGCGACTATGTAGGTAGGAATGATGGTAATAGTTTTGCTCTTCAGATCAAATGATCCTTGATTAACGTGAGAATTAATTTAgtcagttattaattatttcttacgctgttagaaaaatttgtttatatttaataagctttattaactgtaaataaatgatattttaacattatagaatttaataaatatttattaacagttaataaattgtttattaaatacgatttattgaatattaataaatatttgttaacagttaacagatatttattagcagttaataattaatttattaagtacaatttatcaactgttaataaatatttattaatggttaatgaatatttgttaactattaataaataattattaactattaataaatgtatttttttcccaaataaatattgaatgttaaaaaatatttattaaattttaataaattaaattattaataattaataaatctttctaaCAGTGTaactttaacaaaatttatttcaatacttaatttataaaagttaactCTCTTGTAGCGAGAAGATTCagcgaccatgcgccacctattggaattttccaaaactacactgatagaaggatttttttatatttaataagctttattaacttttaataaatgattttttaacaccataggttttaataaatatttattaactgttaataaatatttgataactattaataaatacttattaattattaataaatcaaataattgtcttcaaataaataaaattattaatagttaataaatccctctatcagtgtagatcgattattgaaagttattacactgttaaaaaaaaattaattattgaattaaaaatggttaaaaaaattattatgtaaaaaattattcttaatttaatttaaataatttttttttggtccaaaaaatttttttttcagctaaaataatttttattcgtcaGTGTACTTACAAATTACTGTTTATTGCTTGTAACAATAGAATTAGTTCGAGAAATTATCCCTATCGACATTCATAAACATGAGAGTAAACTGGAAGAAGGGGGAGGAAGTGCAGAGAGATGAAATTACAGTGACGTGCCTCTGGCAGTTTTCGACGTACCGTGTCCTCGCAAATTCACATCTCTGAtatcataaatacatatatgtagAGTTATCATCGCGATATCATAGCAACTGCTTTCCACACCGCAAATTCTCAttcacatacatatatataatactatATACGCTATAAACTCGCTCGCGTATTTGCTCAACCCGAAAACCCGAACCTaaactattatattatattacgtAGCACCAGTGAAACAGAGTTTTATGATGCCCGCACTCTAAATCACAAAAAACACCCCCGTGAATTTCACCGAGTAAGTAAACCgcgaataattattttggaaaCACGAAACTCGAAACATCACGCAGAGCTGCTCGGGAAATCTTGAGAGCGTGTACCAGCTCGGCTGGAAGCGAATTTATGTTCATATCTAATTAGCAACGCGAAAATCACATTAGCTGTCTGACGGTAAACAgcatttatcatttatcacTCCCGACATCCGACATCCTTTATACTTATCCCAGAAAAAATGGTCTAATATGATCATATAAGGTTACATCAACATTTCTGATGTTTATATATGGCCTTATATGGcataacagaaaaattatttagatctaGACACATATAgccatatcaaaaaattatatattcataCATCAGGCCATATATCGATatatatatggccatatcaagccatatattgccatatttatttagataaaGACATATTAAATCATATAtggatattaaaaaaaattatatatatacatgaggccatatatggccatatcaagccatatatggccatatttatttaaatgaaaacatATTTGATCATATATGGACATTAAAAAAACGATAGATACCCATACGAGGCCATATAAAGCCATATATTGCCATATTTATTGAGATAAAGCCATATCAGGTCACATATGGCcatcaaaaattatacataCACATGTCAGGCCATATCAGCTCACATATggccattaaaaaattatatatacacatGCGAGGTCATATAAAGCCATATATTGCCATATTTATTTAGACGAGGCCATATCAAATCATATATGgccattaaaaaaatcatatatgcatatatcAGGCTATATATAGCTTCTAAGAAGATATCAAGCCTAATATGGCTTGATATGGGTTTATATAGTTCATTGATATGGCAACATGTGTCTTAATTTGAAAATCATTTAGATTAAGACATAGTTGgctatatcaaaaaatttttttcacagatttatactttattaaattggatgaagatgaagaaaaagatagagataaaaataattattaattaataaaattgaatagaaGAATTAGAGGATTTTTCCGCGAACGAGACAAAAGCTAGTCAATCCTACTTTGCGTATGAGTATGAGGATTTAAAATAGGTATAGATAGATATGGTGATGGGAAAGCGACAGAAACCCTGGCACACATATCCGGATATCAAATTCATGGCTCGCTGAATAATTCATCGAATCCGGAACGCGTCCAATGCTTATTTACATAGCCAAGTTCATGCAACTATTTGAAATCGTCACGGGAGACTTGCGAGCTCACGGTCAATCCTCGCGTATTCCTGCGCCCTACACCCCCTACCCCTCACCcggttatttattataatttacaatgtACGCAACCGGAAACTTTATTCAACTCTCAATAGTAAATGGTAACCTCTTGCACTCAATTCGGTTATTGTCCGCGAGCTTACTGTAACACTAATACTAATATTCAAATCTACTTACAATTCAACAAGAGTATTCTAATTTAAATACCTTTTTTTAACCTTTCTTTTATGTCAACTTATCCTCGAAATTTATTACCATCCTTCTGAAGTCCAGTTATAAATATTCCAGTGGTCGCTTCTGAGaggaaaaatttgtaaatatgtCCTaggaaaatataatataactcACGTAATGTTATTTTATCTTGTTTCAACAATTGTCAAAGCTTTTCTGGcggtgcaatttttaaatttttatttaagatgagaatttttttttcttattgaaataaaaattttaatttgaaacttttgattaatttcaaaccaataatatcttaataattattattagctCAACTTTGGTAATTAATTGCggtgaaatttaattagaataattgtTATATAATCTCAAAGTTTGTCAATATAATTCCTACCGCAAATATTAAACCAAACTAGTCTTCATTGTTACCAAGAGTTTATAATTGGAGCTGTTCAGATCAATCAATTAAAAGGCAATTCGTTAATTCCCGAGcataaaatcaaattaacaGTCATCAACCGGAAAGACTCTCTATTCCAGATTGAATTTGAGGTAAAACAGCTCGGGTtctttgataataattgatcGCGGAAATGATAATTAGCGTTTGCATTTCCAATTATCATGTTAAAAGGCTCGGACGTAATCGGATTGGCTAAGTGGATCCCAAACTTGGACAAAGTTCAGACGTACGTCGGAGGTCTCCATCACGTGAAAACCCTACCAGAGTTCCAGACAACCAGGTAAGAGTGTCTCCAGTCCCGAGTGAAAAGTTCCCCCGGTTGCACCAAATATTTAGCAACTTCATGCATAATCATATGCTTCTTACTTcgtattaattacttaattcctcagattttagttttttaattcttcaaaacgaaaaattattttattaagtaaaatttacttaaatcaagaaaaatttcttagtttaaaaatttttctacataAGAATATGTATAACAgggaatatttaaattttaaacaaaatattggCACACTTTTTGACCaagtaattaatgaataataaaatttgcagTACGTAAATAATAGTCCTTGataaattgattcttttatttttaaatttaatcattgaaaaaaaataaaaaaattataaataaataggcgGTGTTAACATAAAGAAATTACTGATAATCGTACAATTAATATAATCTTTGAGAttggtttaattttttattttaatttagattaCTTATAAGACAGAACTATTAAAATGCAGCTAGATTTGGgtagaaaactaattatcaaaaaaaaaatctcatttATTATGCTTTGATGTAGACCGCAAAAGAATGccaaaagtaaattatctttttctaatttttgaatttttaac
This genomic interval from Cotesia glomerata isolate CgM1 linkage group LG1, MPM_Cglom_v2.3, whole genome shotgun sequence contains the following:
- the LOC123261895 gene encoding uncharacterized protein LOC123261895 isoform X2, whose product is MMNSRVVYTLLVLILSCIIYKVYLIEVNPEEFSVASCSLRIDANPSALFGFVTQTAVLEKLAPWLTRLADADARNVGVGKFYRAFSKLILDEGKIHLMITEYKAGKYLALETEDQFYRQRIEIKTKFYHDLTILSTTVYSRKTSLLFHSTVGQVLRWQVQKHLDKSLKHVSIIYKSLQNELQIYSV
- the LOC123261895 gene encoding uncharacterized protein LOC123261895 isoform X1, encoding MMNSRVVYTLLVLILSCIIYKVYLIEVNPEEFSVASCSLRIDANPSALFGFVTQTAVLEKLAPWLTRLADADARNVGVGKFYRAFSKLILDKNIFSDEGKIHLMITEYKAGKYLALETEDQFYRQRIEIKTKFYHDLTILSTTVYSRKTSLLFHSTVGQVLRWQVQKHLDKSLKHVSIIYKSLQNELQIYSV